From the genome of Solanum dulcamara chromosome 12, daSolDulc1.2, whole genome shotgun sequence:
AGTCACATAGAAAAAATCATCCTCATTGCAGGGTATTGTTAGACCACCCATCGGGTGATGAAATCCAAACTCTTCTTCTGATTTCCGTAACAAGTTCTGGAAAGAAGGATGGTGCAGGTACGTTATTGGCACCACATATCGTTTCTTTTCTCTCTCACCTACATAAACTACAAAATGTCCTTTTGGAACATCTGAAT
Proteins encoded in this window:
- the LOC129875637 gene encoding auxin-responsive protein SAUR21-like encodes the protein MGFRLLPMIASAKQIHKMQSVLTRNHSDVPKGHFVVYVGEREKKRYVVPITYLHHPSFQNLLRKSEEEFGFHHPMGGLTIPCNEDDFFYVTSRLSL